CCGTGAACTTACGCTCATGGTGGCATTCATTCTGTCACCCGACGTTATATCGCGTCAGATGCAGCCAGCAATTTCTTCGCTTGGCGTATCTTTTTCTCTTCGGCAATCGCAACAAACAAAAGTAATCCGATACAAATCACCGCAGAGGTGTCTAACGCTGCAAACGTACCAGCCCAACCTGTTAGACCAAAAATTGGCGTACCATCGGCAATCATACCCAAGCCAAGTTTTGCAAAACTGTCACCAATTAGGTACGCAAATGTGCCTTTTACGCCATCGGCTACACTGATGGCTTTTTTAGGAACGAAACCGACAGCAGCAACACCTATCAATAATTGTGGACCAAAGACCAAGAAACCTAAGATGAACAATGACCCTAAGTACATGTACTCGTTGGTCGCATGTTGATAAAATTCTAGGGCAAATATGATCAATACCAACGAAACACAAGCTACAAGCGCACGGCGACCATTGGCCAAATCGGATAGGTATCCCCACATCAATGTACCAACCAAGGCACCAACTTCAAACAACGTAAAACCTGAAATTGCTGTTTCTTTAGATAAACCCAACTCTTGATATGCGTAAACAGTTGACCACTGATCAATACCAATACGAACGATGTATAAGAAAATGTTCGCAAAGCACAATAGCCAAATTACTTTGTTTTTCAGCACGTATTCCATGAAGATTTCGCGCTTAGTCATCTGGTTTTCTTCAGTATCGATGTCTTCTTGGCTCAACTCTTCGTCAAACAGTTCCTCCACCTTACCTAGGCCATAAGCTTCTGGTGAGTCATTACCAAAACGTAGGCCAAAGAAACCCACAACAATCGCAATGATCGATGGGAAAACAAACATGCCAATCACATGGCCGTCAAACAGGTAGTTCGCACCAAATAACGCGACGCCCGCAGCACCTGCACCACCGACATTGTGTGACATATTCCATAAGCCTAAGTAACTGCCTCGTTTGTTGCGCGGCGTCCACTTGGTAATCGTAGAATAGCTAGAAGGACCACCCGTACTTTGGAAGAAGCCACTCAAGCCGTAAAATGCAATCATTAGGAACAAGCTAATGCTCGACCCGCCCAAGCTCATGCTGAAGCCGATCATTGCGATGCCTGAAAGAATCAACATGAAGGGTAGAAACTGTTTAGTGTTCTTTCCATCGGCATAATAAGAAACGACCGTTTTACCGATACCGTAAGTAATCGAAAAACCAAGACCAATTAAACCCAAGTCTGTCATCGACAAACCATAGGTCGAGATCATGTCGTTTTGCGCAACATTAAAGTTTTTTCGAATCAAATACATGGTTAAGTAACCAATAAATACAACCAGATATGATTGTATAAATGGTTTGAACCACATTTTGCGTCGTTGTTCTACAGGTAAGTCTAGGGTTGGTTTTCTAACCTGTTCTAGCAGTTTTAACATGTGAAATCTCCAGGATACTCACTAAAGTCCATCCATTTCGCGTGCTTTCCAAACAGAGTCATCACGCCAAACAGTCAAATTCATACTACGTCCCAAATTAAACGAACTATCGAGTGGTCAATTTATTGGTGCAGCTCTTATTGATGAAACTGATTGTAGAAATGATGACAGTGCCTGGCTTGAGAAACGGGCTTAACGTCATTAGGAAAAATTCCTAGATCGTTAGCTATGAAGAGGAAATCGTGAATAAGATCACAAACAAACAGTGTGAACATCGAGTAATAAAATGCATCTTTAGACAATACTTGGGTTAGAAGTCACTTTCTAACGAATAACCCTGTTCATTATTTGTATCGTTTTGTAAAATTAAATGAACATACCATTTGAGCGCCGTATACTAGTGGAATATAACCCTCCCGACAGAAACAAGCGTAACAAGTCCGATCTTATTGTTGGCTCCGAATCGTCTCGTTCGCGTTCAGAGACCCAAGATACAGACCGATTTTTGAATACGATGCGTCGCGTAAATCAAGATTCTTGGGACTGGGATATACAAACCGATGACGTCCACTTTTCATCACATTGGAAAATCAGGCTCGGGTACGAAGAAGACGACACCGCCCCCCCATTAACCCTTGCCTCTGTTATGCAGCCTCAAGAATGGCAATCACTCATCAGCGATGCCAAACAGTCCATCGTCACTCACTCAAATTCTTTTGAAGCCGAAATTCGATTACAACACAAAAGCGGCCATTATCTTTGGGTTCGCGCCAGTGCATTCACCCTGTTCACTCCAAACCAACGGCAGCACCTGATCGGTTCTCTTGTCGACATCAACGCGAAAAAAGAGCACGAAGCATTCAATACAAAAAACGCTCAGATTCTTGAGATGATCGCCATCGGTAAACAAGCGTCCGATGTGTACACTGAGATCGCAAAAATGTATGAAAGCAGGCATCAGGGGATGCGATGCTCAATGCTGGAATTAAAAGGCGACACCTTACTTCATGGGGGTGCACCAAGCTTACCAGATGAATACTGCAAGGCGGTGCACGGTCTAAAAAATGGCCCTAATATTGGGTCTTGCGGTACATCGACATACACCGGGAAACGCGTCTTAGTTGAAGACATCAGTACCGACCACAAATGGGCAAATATCAAACATGTCGCCCTACCCCATGGTTTACGCAGTTGCTGGTCTGAACCGATTAAAAGCTCGACGGGAAAAGTCCTTGGAGCCTTTGGTACGTACTATAACCATCCCGCTTTGCCAACGGAGCAAGAATCTAACGATTTAACATCCGCCGCTATGCTCGCCGGTATTTTGATGGAGCGAGACCAAAATCAGCAACGCATCCAAGAATTGGCTTTTACTGATCAACTCACCGGCTTTTCCAGCCGGGCGAGTTTGTATATAGAACTTCAAAAGCTCATTACTCATTCATCAAGCAATAAAAAATTCGCTTTGCTCTATCTCGATCTCGATAATTTTAAAGACATCAACGACAGCTTGGGTCACGACTTTGGTGATCGTCACCTACAAACCATTGCTCGTCATATCGAATCTGCGGGCTTTTCTTCGCACTTCCTAGCTAGGCTAGGTGGTGATGAATTTTGTATTGTCGTTGAAGAGGCTGATGATACTCACACGGCCGCAGAAATCGCGACTCAGTACCTTAATGCCATTTCTCAAACCTGTTACTTGTCAGGAAGAAAACACACCCAAACCAGCAGTATCGGCGTTGCTTTTTATCCGCAAGACGGCCATGACCTACAAAGTCTATTAAAAGCGGCGGATACAGCGATGTACACAGCCAAAGAGCGTGGTAAGAACCAATTTTCTTTTTACAGCCAGTCACTGACCGAAAAAGCAAAATATCGTCTTAAAGTTGAACAGTACCTTCGTGAAGCAATCGAACAGCAAAAGCTGTCTTTAGTCTACCAACCACAAATCAACCTAGAAAATGATCAATACGTGGGGCTAGAAGCTCTATCTCGCTGGCAACACCCAGAACTTGGCCAAGTCTCTCCATGTGACTTTATTGCCACAGCAGAACGCATAGGGATGATAAAGCCACTCACTGAACTGGTTCTTAAAACAGCCTGTCGCCAATTTATGATATGGCAGAAACAAGGCCTTGATCCAAAACGGATTGCTGTCAATATCTCGCCAAATCACTTTATAGACCCCGACTTCATCCCTTTGATTAAGCGCGTTATTACTGAAACGGGAATTCTTGCATCAAATTTGGAGCTGGAAGTGATCGAAACGGTCGTTCAAACAGAACATAAAAATCTGCCCGTATTCGAAGAGCTAAACAAGCTCGGAATTATCCTGTCAATTGATGACTTCGGTACCGGTTATTCCTCTTTCGCTTCACTTAAACACCTCAAGCTAGACTGTATTAAAATTGATAAGTATTTCATTGATGATCTTCTCACCGATAAAAAAACACGCCTACTGGTTGGCTCAATGATCGAAATGGCGCATAACCTCGGTTGTGACGTTATTGCTGAGGGCATAGAACACCCAGAACAAGTTGGCGTACTAAAAGAATTAAAATGCGACATTGCTCAGGGGTTTCTGTTTAGCAGGCCGACGCACGCGAATGGCATTTCAACACTGCTTAATAACGGCACGAATGGTTTGTATTCTCCTGATTCACATGGCTAGCAGCCTAGTCTCACGTGAATTCTCGGTTTCTGCTAATAAAAGCCTTTACCCTCTCGCATAAGCCATTACAATTGGCAGCAAGTTTAGTTATACAAGGTTTATCTCAATGTCTATCCAATGGTTTCCGGGACACATGCACAAAGCCCGTAAAGAAATCGAAGAAGTTATCCCTCAAGTAGATGTCATCATTGAAGTTCTCGATGCTCGCATTCCTTTTAGCAGCGAAAATCCAATGATCTCTACTTTGCGTGGCGATAAGCCTTGTGTGAAAGTGCTGAACAAACGCGACCTTGCGGATCCTGAGTTGACAGAGCTGTGGATCAAGCACCTAGAAAAAGAACAAGGTGTGAAGGCAATGGCGGTAACAACGTCTAATCCTTCCGAAATTCAGCAAATCATGGATACGGTACGTAAACTTGCTCCTCACCGTGAGCAGTTGGGCAAAAACATACGTACGATGATCATGGGAATCCCTAACGTTGGTAAGTCGACCATCATTAACTCGCTTGCAGGCCGTACTATTGCAGTAACGGGCAACCAACCAGCGGTTACACGTCGTCAGCAACGTATTAATCTACAAAATGGTGTTGTGCTGTCTGATACTCCAGGGATTCTGTGGCCAAAAGTTGAAAACCCACATAGTGGTTTCCGCCTTGCGGCAACGGGCGCGGTTAAAGACACAGCGATGGAATACGATGAAGTTGCATTCTATACCGTTGAATACCTTGCTCAGCAATACCCTCAATTGCTTAAAGAGCGCTATCAAATTGACGAGCTTCCAGAGTCTGACGTTGAGTTAATGGAAGCTATCGGCCGTAAGCGCGGTGCCCTGCGCTCTGGTGGTCGCATTGATTTACATAAATCATCTGAGATTCTGCTACATGAACTTCGAAACGGGACTTTAGGCCAAGTCACCCTCGAGCTTCCAGAGATGATTACAAAAGAACTGGTCGAAGTTGAAGCGGCAGCAGAGAAGAAAGCAGAAGAACAAATTAAGAAGAAAGAAGAGCGCCGTAAGCGTTATCTCAGAAATAAGAGATAAACGAAACATTATTGATAAAATACTAAAATGGGGACGTCGCTCCCCATTTTTACATTTATTATTTTGGCATTAACTCAGTAATGGTACTTTGTCTTGTAACGTGTATCATGCTTTCACATTGGTAGAATAAGCACAACTGACCACCTAATTTGGTCGAGGTAAGAGCCCGAAATGATTTTCTCATCCCGCTCCGATTTCAGCAATCGGTGTAGAATCCACGAAGATACGAAATTACACTACGCTCATTATAAAGATTGGTTGCTCGATAGCGTCTTCCAACCTATCTTCGATCAATCAAATGATGTCATCGGGTACGAAGCGCTATTGCGAATTACGTGTGCCATTAACGGAAACCCAATACCGCCCTCAGACATTTTTGCGTTGGACTCAATATCAAACGAAGATAAAATCAACGTTGACCAATTAAGCCAAGCAGTACACATCAGAAATTTTGCTCAAACCGAGCAATCGCATTTAAAACTGTTCCTCAATACTTTACCCATTTCAAATGAACATCGAGTCAATGCACTTAAGAACAACTCACTATTGCTCACTCGCCTCAACGAGCTTGATTTAAAACCTGATCAACTCGTTCAGGAAATCATTGAAAGCGAGTCTACCGATGATATAGCTTTGAGCATTGCGGTCAGAGAACTCAAAGACAATGGGTTTCATGTTGCAATTGATGACTTTGGCAGCCTTTCTTCAAACTTACAACGTGTCGCGTTAATCAAACCGAATGTCTTGAAAATCGATCGGGGATTATTGTTGGCTTACATGTCTGGTGACAAGCAGCCTCTTTACGATACGTTACTATTAGGTAATAGTTTGCATGCGCCTACGGTTATTGAAGGGATTGAAACCAGTGAACAGCTAGAGGAAATGGCGAAGCTCAATATCGAATTCTATCAAGGCTTCTATCTTGCAAAGCCGACTCCGTTGGCAAAAGCCAATGCTCACTCCTAACTATAATGAGGCAGTACCTCACTATATAGCCAAGAGCGAGACTCTTTATTATTGGTTACGTCGCAATGCCACCTATGTGTAACAGCGCCGCTTCTAATTGATCCCAGCCCAGTAACTGGCTATCAATCACTTCCATTCTTGTTTCAAAACCGTCCAAACTCATTTCGTTCACGGAAAGTACACCATTGGCTAAGTTAAATGAATAGCAACCATTTGTGGTATTCACAACCGCTTTAACTCGTTCTGCGGTAAGCGCATTTAGCATGCTAAACATCAGGTCAAAATCGAAAATATGTTCGGCTCCAAATAACCAACCACAACTGAAGTGACCCTGCCCTTTGTTTTCTTTTCGTACAAACGATTGACCCGGTTGCAACATGAATTGCGGTTCTAAATCGGCGTGTTCGTGATGATGGGCATGTAACTTGGTCGATTCAATGCCTTGAAGTCGCTCAATATCAAGCAGCTCTAATGGGATGTCTCCATGACTGACCACATTATGAAGTTTGCCGCGAGCACTTGAAGTCTCTAACCATTGCTGAAATTGCTCAATGTCACTCTCGGCACATTGATCGGCCTTATTGGCTATGATGACATCAGCGCTATCAAGTTGATCATTAAAGTTGCTATTTGACGTGTATTTCTCGTCACTGAGATTTCTAGGATCGACCAACGCAATCGTTGCTTTTAAATCAACACTTGTTTGATATTGTTCAGAGGTGAGAACGGCAACGACTTGTTTAGGGTGACCTAGTCCTGTTGGCTCTATGATCAAACGATCAGGTTTTTGACGCAAAAGAGCGTTAATTCCGACTGACATAGGAACACCTGCTGTACAGCACATACACCCACCCGGAACTTGTTTAATCATTGCACCATGTTCAGACATTAAAGCGCCATCGATACCGATTTCACCAAATTCATTAACAAGAACAGCCCAGTTTTCTGACTCAGGTTTATTTTTAAGTAAATTAAGAATAGCGGTGGTTTTACCCACACCTAAAAATCCGGTGATAATATTGGTAGGTACAGCAGTGATCATAGATAAGCTCCTTTATTAACAAGGAGTATACTCGGTTTTGATGTAAGACTTAAAGACAAAAGGCGTACTCTTTAAAGTACGCCTTTACCTCGAGACTCAATCGTGAGTTTGCGAATTAGGGCAAACGATGGCCCTAAACAATGTACGAGGAATTACAATTTTTTTCGATTCCATCCAAATTGTGAGTAAAGCGCCTTCTCCTCCATGTTGGTTCGAGTTACTTCGCCTTACACGTTAACTATGGTATACATCCGTGAGTTTGCAAGTATGCCAATCACTCAATATTCATTATGTGATGCTGCTTCAACTTTTGTACTCTTCATTTTTGAAATATGCACATACTATTTTTGCAATTGTAATTTTCATTCTTATGCCTGTTGCTCGTCTATAGATCCATTATAATCGCCAGATCTCTACTCCTCCTCACGCTAGGCAATGGCAAAATGACAAGAAAAGAAAAGGTTAAGCAATCTTTGCTTGCACACTTCCCACGCGGTGCTATTAATCAATTTCTTTCTCGAGACACAACGCCTGTGTCTGTGCTTTTTCAGTCATGTATTGTCGGCATTCTTGCTGGGTTGCTTGGAACCTTGTTTGAACTTGGTGTCCATTTTGTTTCAGAAACCCGCACCGATTGGTTAAAAAATGAAATAGGTAACGCCATCCCGCTGTGGCTTGCCGCCTTTTTGATCAGTGCCGCATTGGCATTCATCGGGTATTTTTTGGTTCATAAATTTGCACCAGAAGCGGCAGGCTCCGGTATACCAGAGATCGAAGGTGCAATGGACAACATGCGCCCGGTTAGATGGTGGCGAGTTCTGCCGGTTAAATTCATTGGAGGACTTGGTGCTCTTGGTTCTGGCATGGTATTGGGGCGCGAAGGTCCAACCGTCCAAATGGGCGGCAACATTGGTCGTATGGTCTGCGATATATTCCGAGTAAAGAACGATGATACTAAACATTCCTTACTGGCCTCGGGGGCTGCTGGTGGTCTTGCTGCCGCTTTCAATGCACCGTTAGCGGGGATCATGTTTGTCGTAGAAGAAATGCGCCCGCAATTTCGATATTCACTTATATCGATCAAGGCTGTTATCATTTCTGCTATCTCTGCAAACATTGTATTTCGTTCGATCAATGGACAACAAGCCGTCATTACCATGCCGCAGTATCAGGCTCCTGACCTTCAGGCATTATGGTTATTCTTATTACTTGGGGTTTTGTTTGGCCTATTCGGAGTGGTATTTAATAAGTTGGTGACTCTGTCCCAAGATGCATTTGTCGCGATTCATAGAAATGACCGTAAAAGGTATCTGATTACCGGCACCATTTTGGGCGGTAGCTTTGGTTTGTTATTGTTGTATGTACCAGAACTTACCGGCGGCGGTATTGGGCTGATACCGGCGGTAACAGAAGGTGAATATGGCACGAATATTCTACTGCTGCTGTTTCTAGGCCGCATCCTTACCACCCTTCTTTGCTTTGGCTCTGGTGCTCCCGGTGGCATATTTGCGCCTATGCTTGCTCTTGGTACCCTATTTGGCTATGCATTTGGCCTCATCGCGCAAACGATGTTGCCTGAGTTACCATTAGAGGCTGGAATGTTTGCGATTGCAGGCATGGGCGCTTTATTTGCTGCAACAGTGCGAGCACCAATAACGGGAATACTGCTCGTGATCGAGATGAC
This DNA window, taken from Vibrio tapetis subsp. tapetis, encodes the following:
- the uhpT gene encoding hexose-6-phosphate:phosphate antiporter — translated: MLKLLEQVRKPTLDLPVEQRRKMWFKPFIQSYLVVFIGYLTMYLIRKNFNVAQNDMISTYGLSMTDLGLIGLGFSITYGIGKTVVSYYADGKNTKQFLPFMLILSGIAMIGFSMSLGGSSISLFLMIAFYGLSGFFQSTGGPSSYSTITKWTPRNKRGSYLGLWNMSHNVGGAGAAGVALFGANYLFDGHVIGMFVFPSIIAIVVGFFGLRFGNDSPEAYGLGKVEELFDEELSQEDIDTEENQMTKREIFMEYVLKNKVIWLLCFANIFLYIVRIGIDQWSTVYAYQELGLSKETAISGFTLFEVGALVGTLMWGYLSDLANGRRALVACVSLVLIIFALEFYQHATNEYMYLGSLFILGFLVFGPQLLIGVAAVGFVPKKAISVADGVKGTFAYLIGDSFAKLGLGMIADGTPIFGLTGWAGTFAALDTSAVICIGLLLFVAIAEEKKIRQAKKLLAASDAI
- a CDS encoding EAL domain-containing protein; the protein is MNIPFERRILVEYNPPDRNKRNKSDLIVGSESSRSRSETQDTDRFLNTMRRVNQDSWDWDIQTDDVHFSSHWKIRLGYEEDDTAPPLTLASVMQPQEWQSLISDAKQSIVTHSNSFEAEIRLQHKSGHYLWVRASAFTLFTPNQRQHLIGSLVDINAKKEHEAFNTKNAQILEMIAIGKQASDVYTEIAKMYESRHQGMRCSMLELKGDTLLHGGAPSLPDEYCKAVHGLKNGPNIGSCGTSTYTGKRVLVEDISTDHKWANIKHVALPHGLRSCWSEPIKSSTGKVLGAFGTYYNHPALPTEQESNDLTSAAMLAGILMERDQNQQRIQELAFTDQLTGFSSRASLYIELQKLITHSSSNKKFALLYLDLDNFKDINDSLGHDFGDRHLQTIARHIESAGFSSHFLARLGGDEFCIVVEEADDTHTAAEIATQYLNAISQTCYLSGRKHTQTSSIGVAFYPQDGHDLQSLLKAADTAMYTAKERGKNQFSFYSQSLTEKAKYRLKVEQYLREAIEQQKLSLVYQPQINLENDQYVGLEALSRWQHPELGQVSPCDFIATAERIGMIKPLTELVLKTACRQFMIWQKQGLDPKRIAVNISPNHFIDPDFIPLIKRVITETGILASNLELEVIETVVQTEHKNLPVFEELNKLGIILSIDDFGTGYSSFASLKHLKLDCIKIDKYFIDDLLTDKKTRLLVGSMIEMAHNLGCDVIAEGIEHPEQVGVLKELKCDIAQGFLFSRPTHANGISTLLNNGTNGLYSPDSHG
- the ylqF gene encoding ribosome biogenesis GTPase YlqF, coding for MSIQWFPGHMHKARKEIEEVIPQVDVIIEVLDARIPFSSENPMISTLRGDKPCVKVLNKRDLADPELTELWIKHLEKEQGVKAMAVTTSNPSEIQQIMDTVRKLAPHREQLGKNIRTMIMGIPNVGKSTIINSLAGRTIAVTGNQPAVTRRQQRINLQNGVVLSDTPGILWPKVENPHSGFRLAATGAVKDTAMEYDEVAFYTVEYLAQQYPQLLKERYQIDELPESDVELMEAIGRKRGALRSGGRIDLHKSSEILLHELRNGTLGQVTLELPEMITKELVEVEAAAEKKAEEQIKKKEERRKRYLRNKR
- a CDS encoding EAL domain-containing protein, yielding MIFSSRSDFSNRCRIHEDTKLHYAHYKDWLLDSVFQPIFDQSNDVIGYEALLRITCAINGNPIPPSDIFALDSISNEDKINVDQLSQAVHIRNFAQTEQSHLKLFLNTLPISNEHRVNALKNNSLLLTRLNELDLKPDQLVQEIIESESTDDIALSIAVRELKDNGFHVAIDDFGSLSSNLQRVALIKPNVLKIDRGLLLAYMSGDKQPLYDTLLLGNSLHAPTVIEGIETSEQLEEMAKLNIEFYQGFYLAKPTPLAKANAHS
- a CDS encoding CobW family GTP-binding protein, with translation MITAVPTNIITGFLGVGKTTAILNLLKNKPESENWAVLVNEFGEIGIDGALMSEHGAMIKQVPGGCMCCTAGVPMSVGINALLRQKPDRLIIEPTGLGHPKQVVAVLTSEQYQTSVDLKATIALVDPRNLSDEKYTSNSNFNDQLDSADVIIANKADQCAESDIEQFQQWLETSSARGKLHNVVSHGDIPLELLDIERLQGIESTKLHAHHHEHADLEPQFMLQPGQSFVRKENKGQGHFSCGWLFGAEHIFDFDLMFSMLNALTAERVKAVVNTTNGCYSFNLANGVLSVNEMSLDGFETRMEVIDSQLLGWDQLEAALLHIGGIAT
- the clcA gene encoding H(+)/Cl(-) exchange transporter ClcA; the protein is MTRKEKVKQSLLAHFPRGAINQFLSRDTTPVSVLFQSCIVGILAGLLGTLFELGVHFVSETRTDWLKNEIGNAIPLWLAAFLISAALAFIGYFLVHKFAPEAAGSGIPEIEGAMDNMRPVRWWRVLPVKFIGGLGALGSGMVLGREGPTVQMGGNIGRMVCDIFRVKNDDTKHSLLASGAAGGLAAAFNAPLAGIMFVVEEMRPQFRYSLISIKAVIISAISANIVFRSINGQQAVITMPQYQAPDLQALWLFLLLGVLFGLFGVVFNKLVTLSQDAFVAIHRNDRKRYLITGTILGGSFGLLLLYVPELTGGGIGLIPAVTEGEYGTNILLLLFLGRILTTLLCFGSGAPGGIFAPMLALGTLFGYAFGLIAQTMLPELPLEAGMFAIAGMGALFAATVRAPITGILLVIEMTNNYYLILPLIITCLGAVIIAQLFGGQPIYSQLLHRTLKNDKLRQQDLPTQQNETGK